One window of Alteriqipengyuania lutimaris genomic DNA carries:
- the lepB gene encoding signal peptidase I, which yields MSNVSGMSDTDTAKTDGEKDSINWFAEVRGLALMILAVLAFHSFVAKPFFIPSTSMMPNLLVGDHLIVTRYPYGYNWSSITFHLLPRGDWRLFGGTPEYGDIVIPVHPQRNEDYIKRVVGLPGDRIAVRDGQIILNGQPVRQEVEPDMLLPLDLNTPCLEPEFQVVEGPDGTQKCKVPVMRETMPNGVSYLIIEALPDQPLDNYDEILVPDDAVFVMGDNRDYSADSRASVARQGLGGPVPLTNIGGRAEFITFSLDGSATWNPFSWFGAMRGDRAFSTLRPTHSEDAAVQASPTASDAT from the coding sequence ATGAGCAATGTTTCCGGCATGAGCGATACCGACACCGCAAAGACCGACGGCGAAAAAGACTCCATCAACTGGTTCGCCGAAGTGCGCGGGCTGGCGCTGATGATCCTCGCCGTGCTGGCATTCCACAGTTTCGTCGCCAAGCCGTTCTTCATCCCGTCGACCAGCATGATGCCCAACCTGCTGGTGGGCGACCACCTGATCGTCACCCGCTATCCCTACGGCTACAACTGGTCCTCGATCACCTTCCACCTGCTGCCGCGCGGCGACTGGCGCCTGTTCGGCGGCACGCCCGAATACGGCGATATCGTGATTCCGGTGCACCCGCAGCGCAACGAGGACTACATCAAACGCGTCGTCGGCCTGCCGGGTGACAGGATCGCGGTGCGCGACGGCCAGATCATCCTGAACGGCCAGCCCGTCCGCCAGGAAGTGGAGCCCGACATGCTGCTGCCGCTCGACCTCAACACGCCCTGCCTCGAGCCGGAGTTCCAGGTGGTCGAAGGGCCCGACGGCACGCAGAAGTGCAAGGTGCCGGTCATGCGCGAGACCATGCCCAACGGCGTCAGCTACCTCATCATCGAGGCCCTGCCCGATCAGCCGCTCGACAATTACGACGAGATCCTCGTCCCCGACGACGCGGTCTTCGTGATGGGCGACAACCGCGACTATTCGGCCGACAGCCGCGCCTCGGTGGCTCGCCAGGGCCTCGGCGGGCCGGTCCCGCTGACCAATATCGGCGGGCGCGCGGAATTCATCACCTTCTCGCTCGACGGCAGCGCCACCTGGAACCCGTTCAGCTGGTTCGGCGCGATGCGCGGCGACCGTGCCTTCAGCACGCTGCGCCCGACGCATTCGGAGGATGCCGCGGTGCAGGCCTCCCCCACCGCCAGCGACGCGACCTGA
- the ruvX gene encoding Holliday junction resolvase RuvX, translated as MGGSELVGESAARLAEALPDGGALIGLDLGTKTIGVAVCDAGWRFANALKTLPRGKFGRDRDALRQLVDERGIRGFVLGLPRNMDGSEGPRAQASRAYARNLAEAFALPVLLWDERWSTKSADDAMIGLDVSRRKRAERIDAEAAAVILQAAIDAASNAPLD; from the coding sequence ATGGGCGGCAGCGAACTCGTAGGCGAATCCGCCGCGCGGCTGGCCGAGGCGCTGCCCGATGGGGGCGCGCTGATCGGGCTGGACCTCGGCACCAAGACCATCGGCGTCGCCGTTTGCGACGCGGGCTGGCGCTTCGCCAACGCGCTGAAGACGCTGCCGCGCGGCAAATTCGGCCGCGATCGCGACGCGCTGCGCCAACTGGTGGACGAGCGCGGCATCCGTGGCTTCGTGCTCGGCCTGCCGCGCAACATGGACGGCAGCGAAGGGCCGCGCGCGCAGGCGAGCCGCGCCTATGCCCGCAATCTGGCCGAAGCTTTCGCGTTGCCGGTCCTTCTGTGGGACGAGCGCTGGTCGACCAAGAGCGCGGACGACGCGATGATCGGCCTCGATGTCAGCCGCCGCAAGCGCGCCGAACGGATCGATGCCGAGGCTGCGGCGGTGATCCTGCAAGCCGCGATCGATGCGGCGTCCAACGCGCCGCTCGACTGA
- the pyrE gene encoding orotate phosphoribosyltransferase, with the protein MTEEEIIGELRGCDALLEGHFLLSSGRHSAHYLQCARVLMDPERASRMAFALSQKIPRDIRNKIDVVVSPAMGGLIIGHEMGRALGKNAIFLERPEGTFELRRGFALEKGAKVLMVEDVVTTGKSSREAIEAVEREGGEVIAEAALVDRSSGEAELGVPFYPLIQLSFPTYADGDVPADLAAVPVTKPGSRKK; encoded by the coding sequence ATGACCGAAGAAGAAATCATCGGCGAGTTGCGCGGATGCGATGCCCTGCTCGAAGGGCATTTCCTGCTCAGCTCGGGCCGCCATTCGGCCCATTACCTGCAATGCGCGCGGGTGCTGATGGACCCCGAACGTGCGAGCCGCATGGCCTTCGCGCTCAGCCAGAAGATCCCGCGCGACATCCGCAACAAGATCGATGTCGTGGTCAGCCCGGCGATGGGCGGCCTCATCATCGGGCACGAGATGGGCCGCGCGTTGGGCAAGAACGCGATCTTCCTCGAACGCCCCGAAGGCACGTTCGAGCTGCGGCGCGGTTTCGCGCTGGAAAAGGGCGCGAAGGTGCTGATGGTGGAAGACGTCGTCACCACCGGCAAGTCGAGCCGCGAGGCGATCGAGGCGGTCGAGCGCGAAGGTGGCGAGGTGATTGCAGAGGCCGCTCTCGTCGACCGGTCATCGGGCGAGGCGGAGCTCGGCGTGCCGTTCTACCCGCTGATCCAGCTGTCGTTCCCGACCTATGCGGATGGCGACGTCCCGGCTGATCTGGCCGCGGTGCCCGTCACCAAGCCGGGGAGCCGGAAGAAGTGA
- a CDS encoding serine hydrolase domain-containing protein translates to MRRVLLALAATACLAAPAHAQEQPAPRLIPAPAPANPRPVPEDVRIADQRVAAVVTGWRDIARDTGFSGEMAIGHVYFQSPVIVSAAQNADGTQRTAGQKWRWASVTKQVVATLLMQQVDAGTIDLGQPISRYLPDFASANAGTATVEQVLRHQSGFPNPSTAADDEEIPAFYRPDSGIDPLTYCAGAPTGQPGGEWSYNNCDYIVLGALLERVAGQPWRELVAKRIAEPAGISTLGAFPASEPTVPGFSAGAPEAAQDLAQYGASGALYGTPADMVKFDLALLSGKLLGPDALEAMWNGQPDLGYMALGQWVFEVPLKGCEAPVRVVERRGAIGGVQVRNFILPMVGVALSIFTDQGEGDFDFGEVWQGAGFSHDMLSLAACEQEPA, encoded by the coding sequence GTGAGACGGGTCCTCCTCGCGCTGGCTGCAACCGCCTGCCTTGCAGCCCCCGCCCACGCGCAGGAGCAGCCGGCGCCGCGGCTGATACCGGCCCCCGCCCCTGCCAACCCGCGTCCGGTGCCCGAGGATGTGCGCATCGCCGACCAGCGCGTCGCCGCCGTCGTGACAGGCTGGCGCGACATTGCGCGCGACACAGGTTTCAGCGGCGAAATGGCCATCGGGCACGTGTATTTCCAATCGCCGGTCATCGTATCTGCAGCACAGAATGCGGACGGGACCCAGCGCACAGCCGGGCAGAAATGGCGCTGGGCCTCTGTCACCAAGCAGGTCGTTGCCACCCTCTTAATGCAGCAGGTCGATGCGGGCACCATCGATCTTGGCCAGCCGATTTCCCGCTACCTGCCCGATTTCGCCTCGGCCAACGCAGGCACTGCGACGGTGGAGCAAGTCTTGCGCCACCAGAGCGGGTTTCCCAACCCCAGCACTGCAGCGGACGACGAAGAGATCCCCGCGTTCTACCGCCCGGATTCGGGCATCGACCCGCTGACCTACTGCGCCGGAGCGCCGACCGGGCAGCCAGGCGGCGAATGGTCTTACAACAACTGCGATTATATCGTGCTGGGCGCGCTGCTCGAACGGGTGGCCGGGCAGCCCTGGCGCGAGCTCGTGGCGAAGCGGATCGCCGAGCCCGCCGGCATCTCCACCCTCGGCGCTTTTCCCGCATCCGAGCCGACGGTCCCGGGCTTTTCGGCAGGCGCGCCCGAAGCCGCGCAGGACCTGGCGCAATATGGGGCCAGCGGCGCGCTCTACGGCACGCCTGCCGACATGGTGAAGTTCGATCTGGCCCTGCTCAGCGGCAAGTTGCTCGGCCCCGATGCCCTGGAGGCCATGTGGAACGGCCAGCCGGACCTCGGCTACATGGCGCTCGGCCAATGGGTGTTCGAAGTGCCACTGAAAGGCTGCGAAGCTCCGGTACGGGTCGTCGAGCGTCGGGGCGCGATCGGCGGTGTGCAGGTGCGCAATTTCATCCTGCCCATGGTCGGCGTCGCTCTCTCCATCTTCACCGACCAAGGCGAAGGTGATTTCGATTTCGGCGAGGTCTGGCAGGGCGCGGGTTTCTCGCACGACATGCTGAGCCTCGCGGCGTGCGAGCAGGAGCCTGCATGA
- the acpS gene encoding holo-ACP synthase, which translates to MIIGLGSDLCNIERIQNSLDRYGERFENRVFTETERAKARRRPFTIAGTYAKRFAAKEAFSKAVGTGFQRGVYMKDIGVVNAPSGAPTLELAHGAAKALAQITPEGHVAHVHLTLTDDHPWAQAFVIIEAFPL; encoded by the coding sequence ATGATCATCGGCCTCGGCTCCGACCTGTGCAATATCGAGCGCATCCAGAACTCGCTCGACCGTTATGGCGAGCGGTTCGAGAACCGCGTCTTCACCGAAACCGAGCGCGCCAAGGCGCGGCGGCGGCCCTTCACCATTGCGGGCACCTACGCCAAGCGGTTTGCCGCGAAGGAGGCCTTTAGCAAGGCGGTCGGCACCGGTTTCCAGCGCGGCGTCTACATGAAGGATATCGGCGTGGTTAACGCCCCCAGCGGCGCGCCCACTCTCGAACTGGCACACGGTGCCGCCAAGGCGCTTGCGCAAATCACGCCGGAGGGGCATGTGGCCCACGTTCACCTTACCCTCACCGACGATCACCCATGGGCGCAGGCCTTCGTGATTATCGAGGCCTTTCCCCTATGA
- a CDS encoding pyridoxine 5'-phosphate synthase, producing MTDNKLRLGVNIDHVATIRNARGGDHPDPVRAAEIVAAVGGDGITAHLREDRRHIRDDDLKRIQDATDLPLNLEMAATEEMLKIALRHQPHAACIVPEKREERTTEGGLDAAGLHNQLAPIVTELKDAGIRVSLFIEAHPAQLEAAMRLGAPVVEFHTGEYAHATGEARAVELKRIADMAALAAKNGIEPHAGHGLTFDNVQPIAAIPQVAELNIGHYLVGEAIFTGLESAIRRMRELMDEAR from the coding sequence ATGACAGACAACAAGCTCCGCCTCGGCGTCAATATCGACCATGTCGCAACCATCAGGAACGCGCGCGGCGGCGATCATCCCGATCCCGTCCGCGCGGCGGAAATCGTCGCGGCGGTGGGCGGCGACGGGATCACCGCGCACCTGCGCGAAGACCGCCGCCATATCCGCGACGACGATCTCAAGCGTATTCAGGATGCGACCGACCTGCCGCTCAACCTCGAAATGGCAGCGACCGAGGAAATGCTGAAGATCGCGCTGCGCCATCAGCCGCACGCCGCCTGCATCGTCCCCGAAAAGCGCGAGGAGCGTACGACCGAGGGCGGGCTCGACGCGGCGGGCCTGCACAACCAGCTCGCGCCGATCGTGACCGAGCTGAAGGACGCAGGGATTCGCGTCTCGCTGTTCATCGAAGCCCATCCGGCACAGCTCGAAGCGGCCATGCGCCTAGGCGCGCCCGTGGTAGAGTTCCACACCGGCGAATATGCGCATGCAACCGGCGAGGCGCGCGCGGTGGAATTGAAGAGGATCGCGGACATGGCGGCACTGGCAGCGAAGAACGGGATCGAACCCCATGCGGGCCACGGCCTGACCTTCGACAACGTGCAGCCGATCGCCGCGATCCCGCAGGTCGCCGAGCTCAATATCGGTCATTATCTCGTGGGCGAGGCGATCTTCACAGGGCTCGAGTCCGCGATCCGCCGGATGCGCGAGCTGATGGACGAAGCGCGGTGA
- a CDS encoding DUF3089 domain-containing protein has product MVRAFLYFIATMVVLVIAGMFALNIWSDQVTEFTFTPDTEFVEQDPLEDNAYNDPDMWYSRPGIGTNDPSRYQPAIAETQNPLPRSEDEGTLVEQASEAGSHRASSEDIKDAPPFAVFFVHPTSYIPTRFDGGEVNWNADFGNEEAEARADLFLRGLASPFNQAAEIWAPKYRQAHVGAFVTARPDGQRSIDSAYRDVAQAFDYFLESVDEDRPIVLAGHSQGSLHLLRLLRERVKGRDLENRIAAVYAVGWPISLDHDLPVLPLPGCERPNQAGCILSWASFADDGDPSQLLSRFRDTPGLDGEVRGDTPILCVNPITGFQNSAAPADDNKGTLVPDENLASGQLVAGAVGARCDEQGILRIGDPPAMGSAVLPGANYHVYDIPLFWRNLQEDVVTRVREWAAANS; this is encoded by the coding sequence ATGGTTCGCGCGTTTCTCTACTTCATCGCAACGATGGTCGTGCTGGTGATCGCGGGCATGTTCGCGCTCAACATCTGGTCCGACCAGGTGACCGAGTTCACCTTCACGCCCGATACCGAATTCGTCGAGCAGGATCCGCTGGAGGACAACGCCTACAACGATCCGGACATGTGGTATTCGCGCCCCGGCATCGGCACCAACGACCCCTCGCGCTACCAGCCCGCCATCGCGGAAACGCAGAACCCGCTGCCGCGCAGCGAGGACGAAGGCACGCTGGTCGAACAGGCCAGCGAGGCGGGATCGCACCGCGCATCCTCCGAAGATATCAAAGACGCCCCGCCCTTCGCGGTCTTCTTCGTCCACCCGACCAGCTACATCCCCACGCGTTTCGACGGCGGCGAGGTCAACTGGAACGCCGATTTCGGCAACGAGGAAGCCGAAGCGCGGGCCGACCTGTTCCTGCGCGGGCTCGCCAGCCCCTTCAACCAGGCGGCCGAAATCTGGGCGCCCAAGTATCGCCAGGCGCATGTCGGTGCCTTCGTGACCGCCAGACCCGATGGCCAGCGCTCGATCGATTCCGCCTATCGCGACGTCGCGCAGGCCTTCGACTATTTCCTCGAAAGCGTCGACGAGGACCGGCCGATCGTTCTTGCGGGCCACAGCCAGGGATCGCTTCACCTTCTGCGCCTGCTGCGGGAGCGGGTGAAGGGCCGCGATCTCGAGAACCGCATTGCCGCCGTCTACGCGGTCGGCTGGCCGATCTCGCTCGATCACGACCTGCCCGTCCTCCCCCTGCCCGGCTGCGAGCGTCCCAATCAGGCGGGCTGCATCTTGAGCTGGGCGAGCTTCGCCGACGACGGCGATCCGAGCCAGCTTCTCAGCCGGTTCAGGGATACCCCCGGTTTGGACGGCGAGGTCCGCGGCGATACGCCGATCCTGTGCGTCAATCCGATCACCGGCTTCCAGAACAGCGCCGCCCCTGCCGACGACAACAAGGGCACGCTGGTGCCCGACGAAAATCTCGCCTCGGGCCAGTTGGTCGCGGGTGCGGTCGGTGCGCGGTGCGATGAACAGGGCATCCTGCGGATCGGCGATCCGCCCGCAATGGGTTCTGCGGTGCTGCCCGGAGCGAACTACCACGTCTACGACATCCCGCTGTTCTGGCGGAACCTGCAGGAAGACGTCGTGACGCGGGTGCGCGAATGGGCGGCAGCGAACTCGTAG
- a CDS encoding AI-2E family transporter — MQDTGDTPDQASTADPANYPLPGVGPAISPERDEWDTASPAYISNPLLRQEVGKALIWVSVIGLVALAIYISQALLVIFAALVFASLVDGGSRLIGRYIGLPRPARIAMVLLGAIAFLIWLGYFAGQQVTEQAATLPAIVEAQLNELVSLARQNGMAVSLSDAQSMLDQVLSGVGTVTRAIGGIAGALGTTVIILVIGIYIALEPNLYERGVEWMAPRGERSELRKTLAQMAHTMRRLMAGRVVGMLFEGVFTWIALELFGVPMAALLGILTGLLAFIPNLGALISGILMAIVGFSVGVETGLAAIAVYFVVQTFDGYVVIPMIARKTVDLPPALVLGAQLIMGVLFGIIGLLLADPLLAMIKVALVRRSEANEVAQAAELARGTDIVSDT, encoded by the coding sequence ATGCAGGACACAGGCGACACTCCCGATCAGGCAAGCACCGCCGACCCGGCGAACTACCCGCTGCCGGGCGTCGGCCCCGCTATCTCGCCCGAGCGCGACGAGTGGGATACCGCAAGCCCCGCCTACATCTCCAACCCCCTGCTGCGCCAGGAGGTCGGCAAGGCGCTGATCTGGGTCAGCGTGATCGGCCTCGTCGCGCTCGCGATCTATATCTCACAGGCGTTGCTGGTGATCTTCGCCGCACTGGTTTTCGCCTCGCTCGTCGATGGCGGATCGCGACTGATTGGACGCTATATCGGGCTGCCGCGCCCCGCGCGGATCGCCATGGTGCTGCTGGGGGCCATCGCCTTCCTCATCTGGCTCGGCTACTTCGCCGGCCAGCAGGTCACCGAACAGGCGGCGACCCTGCCCGCCATTGTCGAGGCGCAGCTCAACGAGCTGGTCAGCCTCGCCCGCCAGAACGGCATGGCGGTCTCGCTGTCGGATGCGCAATCAATGCTCGATCAGGTGCTTTCCGGCGTCGGCACCGTCACCCGCGCCATCGGCGGCATTGCGGGCGCCCTCGGCACGACCGTGATCATCCTCGTCATCGGCATCTACATTGCGCTCGAACCCAACCTCTACGAACGCGGCGTCGAATGGATGGCCCCGCGCGGCGAACGCAGCGAACTGCGCAAGACGCTCGCGCAGATGGCGCATACGATGCGCCGCCTGATGGCGGGCCGCGTCGTCGGCATGCTTTTCGAAGGCGTGTTCACCTGGATCGCGCTCGAATTGTTCGGCGTGCCGATGGCGGCATTGCTCGGGATCCTGACCGGCCTGCTGGCCTTCATTCCCAACCTCGGCGCGCTGATCTCCGGCATTCTCATGGCGATCGTCGGCTTCTCGGTCGGCGTGGAAACCGGCCTCGCCGCAATCGCGGTCTATTTCGTGGTGCAGACCTTCGACGGCTATGTCGTCATCCCCATGATCGCGCGCAAAACCGTGGACCTGCCCCCTGCACTGGTGCTGGGCGCGCAGCTGATCATGGGCGTCCTGTTCGGCATCATCGGACTGCTTCTGGCCGATCCGCTGCTGGCGATGATCAAAGTGGCGCTGGTTCGCCGGTCCGAAGCCAACGAAGTGGCCCAGGCGGCCGAACTTGCCCGAGGCACAGACATCGTGAGCGACACCTAG